One part of the Pseudopipra pipra isolate bDixPip1 chromosome 3, bDixPip1.hap1, whole genome shotgun sequence genome encodes these proteins:
- the POLR3F gene encoding DNA-directed RNA polymerase III subunit RPC6 isoform X3, whose amino-acid sequence MTCLTWKPSSELWPSTGCSPWGNWTFSGAMQVSCIESKILKMRGIWSRDIRYKSNLPLTEINKILKNLESKKLIKAVKSVAASKKKVYMLYNLQPDRSVTGGAWYSDQDFESEFVEVLNQQCFKFLQSKAEAAQESKQNPMIQRNSSFASSHEVWKYICELGISKVELSMEDIETILNTLIYDGKVEMTIIAAKEGTVGSVDGQMKLYRAVSPLIQPTGLVRTPCGLCPVFDDCHEGGEISPSNCIYMTEWLEF is encoded by the exons GGGCAACTGGACCTTCTCAGGAGCAATGCAGGTCTCCTGTATAGAATCAAAGATTCTCAAAATGCGAG GTATTTGGAGCAGGGACATTAGATACAAAAGTAATTTGCCTTTAACAGAGATCAACAAGATACTGAAAAATTTGGAAAGCAAGAAACTAATTAAAGCAGTTAAATCTGTGGCA GCATCCAAGAAGAAGGTCTATATGCTGTATAACCTGCAGCCTGACCGGTCAGTGACTGGTGGCGCTTGGTACAGCGACCAAGACTTTGAGTCTGAATTTGTGGAGGTGTTAAATCAGCAGTGTTTTAAATTTCTGCAAAGTAAG GCAGAGGCAGCTcaagaaagcaaacagaacCCCATGATACAGCGAAACAGTTCATTTGCCTCATCGCATGAGGTGTGGAAATACATCTGTGAACTGGGAATCAGTAAG GTAGAGTTGTCAATGGAAGACAttgaaactattttaaataCGCTGATATATGATGGAAAAGTGGAGATGACGATTATTGCTGCAAAGGAAGGGACAGTAGGCAGTGTGGATGGACAGATGAAGTTGTACAGAGCCGTTAGTCCTCTCATACAACCCACTGGATTAGTCAGGACACCCTGTGGACTCTGCCCT GTTTTTGATGATTGTCATGAAGGTGGTGAGATTTCTCCATCAAACTGTATTTATATGACAGAGTGGTTGGAGttttaa
- the POLR3F gene encoding DNA-directed RNA polymerase III subunit RPC6 isoform X2, translating into MPHMEAQQRAVAINRLLSMGQLDLLRSNAGLLYRIKDSQNASKMKGSDNQEKLVYQIIEDAGNKGIWSRDIRYKSNLPLTEINKILKNLESKKLIKAVKSVAASKKKVYMLYNLQPDRSVTGGAWYSDQDFESEFVEVLNQQCFKFLQSKAEAAQESKQNPMIQRNSSFASSHEVWKYICELGISKVELSMEDIETILNTLIYDGKVEMTIIAAKEGTVGSVDGQMKLYRAVSPLIQPTGLVRTPCGLCPVFDDCHEGGEISPSNCIYMTEWLEF; encoded by the exons GGGCAACTGGACCTTCTCAGGAGCAATGCAGGTCTCCTGTATAGAATCAAAGATTCTCAAAATGCGAG taaaatgAAAGGCTCTGACAATCAAGAGAAGCTGGTTTACCAAATTATAGAAGATGCAGGCAACAAAG GTATTTGGAGCAGGGACATTAGATACAAAAGTAATTTGCCTTTAACAGAGATCAACAAGATACTGAAAAATTTGGAAAGCAAGAAACTAATTAAAGCAGTTAAATCTGTGGCA GCATCCAAGAAGAAGGTCTATATGCTGTATAACCTGCAGCCTGACCGGTCAGTGACTGGTGGCGCTTGGTACAGCGACCAAGACTTTGAGTCTGAATTTGTGGAGGTGTTAAATCAGCAGTGTTTTAAATTTCTGCAAAGTAAG GCAGAGGCAGCTcaagaaagcaaacagaacCCCATGATACAGCGAAACAGTTCATTTGCCTCATCGCATGAGGTGTGGAAATACATCTGTGAACTGGGAATCAGTAAG GTAGAGTTGTCAATGGAAGACAttgaaactattttaaataCGCTGATATATGATGGAAAAGTGGAGATGACGATTATTGCTGCAAAGGAAGGGACAGTAGGCAGTGTGGATGGACAGATGAAGTTGTACAGAGCCGTTAGTCCTCTCATACAACCCACTGGATTAGTCAGGACACCCTGTGGACTCTGCCCT GTTTTTGATGATTGTCATGAAGGTGGTGAGATTTCTCCATCAAACTGTATTTATATGACAGAGTGGTTGGAGttttaa